The following coding sequences lie in one Halorarum halophilum genomic window:
- a CDS encoding DUF5798 family protein, which produces MGFGSTAKKIQTVADTAEQLYAKVNEVRQQVEEMRETVTNTEERVERLEGELAEQRALVAALAEEQGIDPESVVAEVDDEVEDVDVEPDAVDSADADEPAGAETP; this is translated from the coding sequence ATGGGATTCGGAAGCACGGCGAAGAAGATCCAGACCGTGGCCGACACGGCCGAACAGCTCTACGCGAAGGTGAACGAGGTACGCCAGCAGGTCGAAGAGATGCGGGAGACGGTGACCAACACCGAGGAGCGCGTCGAGCGGCTCGAGGGGGAACTCGCAGAGCAGCGCGCGCTCGTCGCTGCGCTCGCAGAGGAGCAGGGGATCGACCCGGAGTCGGTCGTCGCCGAGGTGGACGACGAGGTCGAGGACGTGGACGTCGAACCGGACGCCGTGGACTCCGCCGACGCCGACGAACCGGCCGGCGCGGAGACGCCCTGA
- a CDS encoding PRC-barrel domain-containing protein — protein MTVGPVAPVTALADKEVYAADGRYVGRVVDIVVELETSERPALALQDVNEPIVGTFPEDAAGLRVPYRDVRAVGDVVVLSKPVDWAGGGGATVDSPTSIESPSDGIPDEAGPYPDEQDGKDRDGDLVP, from the coding sequence ATGACAGTTGGTCCCGTGGCCCCCGTAACGGCCCTCGCAGACAAGGAGGTGTACGCCGCCGACGGCCGCTACGTCGGCCGCGTCGTCGACATCGTGGTCGAACTGGAGACGAGCGAGCGGCCGGCGCTCGCGCTCCAGGACGTGAACGAACCCATCGTCGGCACCTTCCCCGAGGACGCGGCCGGACTCCGCGTCCCCTATCGCGACGTCCGCGCCGTGGGCGACGTCGTCGTCCTCTCGAAACCCGTCGACTGGGCCGGGGGTGGGGGGGCGACCGTGGACTCGCCAACGTCGATCGAATCGCCGTCGGACGGTATCCCCGACGAAGCGGGCCCCTATCCGGACGAGCAAGATGGAAAGGACCGCGACGGCGACCTCGTGCCGTAA